One genomic window of Thioclava sp. GXIMD4216 includes the following:
- a CDS encoding tautomerase family protein, whose protein sequence is MPLIQFHVIEGRPEAEIKAMLDAGHEAVLEAFAVPQDDRYQLVTEYKPGRMVLLDTGLGFTRGPSPILVQVFSSPRSEEQKQAFYDILCRKLETAIGLDPKDLMVSVMSNTRADWSFGFGRAQFLTGEL, encoded by the coding sequence ATGCCGCTTATCCAGTTTCATGTCATCGAAGGGCGCCCCGAGGCCGAGATCAAAGCGATGCTCGATGCCGGTCACGAGGCCGTTCTGGAGGCCTTCGCTGTGCCGCAGGACGACCGCTACCAGCTGGTGACCGAATACAAACCCGGTCGCATGGTGCTGCTGGATACGGGGCTGGGCTTTACCCGCGGCCCGAGCCCGATCCTTGTGCAGGTCTTCTCCTCGCCGCGCAGCGAAGAACAAAAACAGGCCTTCTACGACATTCTTTGCCGCAAGCTGGAAACAGCGATCGGTCTGGATCCGAAAGATCTGATGGTGTCGGTGATGTCCAACACACGCGCGGATTGGAGCTTCGGCTTCGGTCGCGCGCAATTCCTGACGGGCGAACTCTGA